In Campylobacter sp. VBCF_01 NA2, one DNA window encodes the following:
- a CDS encoding citrate synthase, translated as MSETQFSNSVTLRDNRNGATYDFPILDGTMGPSVIDISNFYKDTGMFTLDRGYTSTAMCKSSITYIDGEKGELMHRGYDIAWLAQNKRYLDVVYLLLNKKLPSKDEYNAFLYELKTRSFINEKILKLFDAFPDRAHPMAVLQACIATLSAYYSKDMSFDDPNEYMEMAKRLVAKMPTLAAFYYRHSKGYPIIYPDLARGFTENFLYMMRSFPHSHVDLKPIEVKALDSVLMLHADHEQNASTTTVRTVGSTHAHPYACISAGIGALWGHAHGGANESVIRQLEMIGTPENVDKYIAKAKDKSDPFRLMGFGHRVYKNYDPRAKVLKGLRNQLIEEIGIDTNLIRVANRLEEIVLNDEYFVSRNLYPNVDFNSGLILKALGIPTEMFAVIFVMGRSPGWMAQWIELKEQETIKIVRPRQLYIGPERINE; from the coding sequence ATGAGCGAAACTCAATTTTCCAACTCCGTTACCTTGCGCGACAACCGCAATGGCGCGACATACGACTTCCCAATCCTTGATGGCACAATGGGTCCTAGCGTAATTGACATTTCGAATTTTTACAAAGACACTGGAATGTTTACCCTAGATAGGGGCTACACTTCCACAGCCATGTGCAAAAGCTCGATTACATACATTGACGGCGAAAAGGGCGAGCTCATGCACCGCGGATACGATATCGCGTGGCTAGCGCAAAACAAACGCTACCTCGATGTCGTGTATCTACTACTAAATAAAAAACTGCCTAGCAAGGACGAATACAACGCGTTTTTATACGAGCTCAAAACCCGCTCATTTATCAACGAAAAAATCCTAAAACTTTTCGACGCATTTCCAGATCGCGCCCACCCTATGGCGGTTTTGCAGGCATGTATCGCCACGCTTAGCGCGTATTACTCTAAGGATATGAGCTTTGATGATCCAAATGAATATATGGAAATGGCAAAACGATTAGTAGCCAAAATGCCAACATTAGCAGCATTTTATTATCGCCACTCCAAGGGCTATCCTATCATTTACCCTGATTTGGCGCGCGGATTTACGGAAAATTTCTTGTATATGATGCGAAGCTTCCCACACTCGCATGTCGATCTCAAACCAATCGAGGTTAAAGCCCTAGATAGCGTGCTTATGCTCCACGCTGACCACGAGCAAAACGCCTCAACGACGACGGTGCGCACTGTGGGTTCTACTCACGCTCACCCTTATGCGTGCATAAGCGCAGGTATCGGCGCTCTGTGGGGACACGCGCACGGCGGGGCGAACGAAAGCGTAATTCGCCAGCTAGAAATGATAGGCACACCAGAAAATGTCGATAAATACATCGCCAAAGCCAAGGATAAATCCGATCCGTTCCGCCTAATGGGCTTTGGACACCGCGTCTATAAAAATTACGATCCGCGCGCCAAGGTGCTAAAAGGTCTGCGAAATCAGCTAATCGAAGAGATCGGAATCGATACGAATTTAATCCGTGTGGCAAATAGATTAGAAGAAATCGTGCTAAATGACGAATATTTCGTATCTCGCAACCTCTATCCAAATGTCGATTTCAACTCAGGTCTAATCCTAAAAGCGCTCGGAATCCCGACAGAAATGTTTGCCGTAATCTTCGTAATGGGACGAAGTCCTGGCTGGATGGCGCAATGGATAGAGCTCAAAGAGCAAGAAACTATCAAAATTGTCCGCCCTCGCCAACTCTACATTGGCCCAGAGCGCATAAACGAATAA
- a CDS encoding GNAT family N-acetyltransferase has product MQIRSAKTADLDAIKAIEDISFPPNQRVSKEAFGEFLVKFADDIFVACENNQIIGEIVSLCTNERNFDDDMFFGTKFYDKDGAWLMGLSLGVVPEFRDCGIGSALIGTLQTHAIARAKSGIVLTCEERLVKFYEKFGFVNEGICKSKFGDKSWYQMRWEI; this is encoded by the coding sequence ATGCAAATACGAAGCGCGAAAACCGCGGATTTAGACGCTATCAAAGCCATAGAGGACATTTCATTTCCGCCAAATCAAAGGGTCAGCAAAGAGGCTTTTGGCGAGTTTTTGGTGAAATTCGCTGATGATATTTTCGTAGCCTGCGAAAATAATCAAATCATAGGCGAGATTGTGTCGCTATGCACAAATGAGCGAAATTTCGATGATGATATGTTTTTTGGCACTAAATTTTACGACAAAGACGGCGCGTGGCTAATGGGGCTAAGCCTTGGCGTGGTGCCAGAATTTAGGGATTGTGGGATTGGCTCTGCGCTGATAGGCACCCTGCAAACACACGCCATAGCGCGCGCAAAAAGCGGAATCGTGCTAACCTGCGAAGAGCGTTTGGTGAAATTTTACGAAAAATTTGGCTTTGTAAATGAGGGAATTTGTAAGTCAAAATTCGGCGATAAAAGCTGGTATCAAATGCGCTGGGAAATTTAA
- a CDS encoding c-type cytochrome, whose translation MKRKLFLISCAVFCLGSLSYGAPELTVETMPDAANLDLGAYMTPANASETNANSEVAAEANATAAQPSAEASAEANATEAGETTADTNATAAAPAPSISPEVAEQGALLYKTCVACHGAKGEKTYTKVPPIVNLSSEERLEKLHALKDGTANDGKGYYGMGAVMRGQLRISDDQIGVLNAYIESFKN comes from the coding sequence ATGAAAAGAAAATTGTTTTTAATATCTTGCGCGGTATTTTGTTTGGGCTCTTTGTCTTACGGGGCACCAGAGCTCACGGTAGAAACCATGCCAGACGCGGCGAATTTGGATTTAGGCGCATATATGACTCCTGCTAATGCAAGCGAAACAAACGCTAATAGCGAGGTCGCAGCCGAGGCAAACGCGACTGCTGCCCAGCCAAGTGCAGAGGCGAGTGCCGAGGCAAACGCTACTGAGGCAGGTGAAACCACAGCTGATACGAACGCAACCGCAGCCGCTCCTGCACCTAGCATAAGCCCAGAAGTGGCAGAACAAGGCGCATTGCTGTATAAAACCTGCGTGGCTTGCCACGGCGCAAAAGGCGAAAAAACCTACACAAAAGTCCCACCTATCGTAAATTTATCTAGCGAAGAGAGATTAGAGAAGCTCCACGCCCTAAAAGACGGCACTGCAAACGACGGCAAGGGATATTATGGTATGGGCGCAGTGATGAGAGGCCAACTTCGCATAAGCGACGATCAAATCGGCGTTTTAAACGCGTATATCGAATCGTTTAAAAACTAA
- a CDS encoding DUF4198 domain-containing protein, whose protein sequence is MFKKALLFVALCMCVNAHQIVIQNIDTNKYEVKFWAHGEYEKYASEQLIAANGYDENLKPIKTGIDYKFDDANATPVVLTASKPAVMSGIYDAGYWIETDEGGSFVKGGLKSVKGAVFANSRSLKIGKTYFSWNEAMLSPIGLDFEIIALTNPFSLKEGDKLPVLVLKNGKPSPKTKFEVGVHEDWEFSTNEFGIALIPVEKGLNVIAAKSARSEYSDPNANKLLIQTSITFELK, encoded by the coding sequence ATGTTTAAAAAAGCACTTTTATTCGTTGCATTGTGCATGTGTGTAAATGCCCACCAAATCGTTATCCAAAACATCGACACGAACAAATACGAAGTCAAATTTTGGGCTCATGGCGAGTATGAAAAATACGCCAGCGAGCAATTAATCGCAGCTAACGGCTACGATGAAAATTTAAAACCTATCAAAACAGGAATTGATTATAAATTTGACGACGCAAACGCCACGCCTGTCGTGCTGACAGCCAGCAAACCAGCTGTAATGAGCGGAATTTACGACGCTGGGTATTGGATAGAAACCGATGAGGGCGGAAGCTTCGTCAAAGGCGGGTTAAAGAGCGTTAAAGGCGCAGTTTTTGCAAATTCAAGAAGCCTAAAAATAGGTAAAACTTATTTTTCGTGGAACGAAGCAATGCTAAGCCCGATAGGCCTTGATTTCGAAATCATCGCTCTTACAAATCCATTTTCACTAAAAGAGGGCGACAAACTCCCTGTTTTGGTGCTCAAAAACGGCAAACCTTCGCCAAAAACAAAATTTGAAGTTGGTGTGCATGAGGACTGGGAATTTAGCACAAATGAATTTGGTATCGCGCTAATCCCAGTCGAAAAAGGGCTAAATGTAATCGCTGCCAAAAGCGCTAGGAGCGAGTATTCAGACCCAAATGCCAACAAACTCTTAATCCAAACCTCAATCACATTTGAGCTTAAATGA